A part of Trueperaceae bacterium genomic DNA contains:
- a CDS encoding MotA/TolQ/ExbB proton channel family protein: MTVTELLLSGGPILVVIILVSLYAVYLFVERFLKLRRERSDTSSLMARVNAAVRERDLEAALHACEQHGGPVARVLHSALERLPYGRPAVEAAFEEASLREEQALTRGLTPLSIIAKIAPMLGLLGTVTGMIITFSQISLRGSGDASELAYGIGQALVTTAAGLIVAIPVLVGHGYLFSLVEKQLGDIDRRREELMGNVVQAVANRRDEPAGAPRRAEQAEAAREGRVDARPDTRPATQA, translated from the coding sequence ATGACTGTCACTGAACTACTCTTGAGCGGCGGCCCCATCCTGGTCGTCATCATCCTGGTCTCCCTGTACGCGGTCTACCTGTTCGTGGAACGTTTCCTGAAGCTGCGCCGCGAGCGCTCCGACACGTCGAGCCTCATGGCGCGCGTGAACGCCGCGGTGCGCGAGCGCGACCTCGAGGCCGCCCTGCACGCCTGCGAGCAGCACGGCGGGCCCGTGGCGCGCGTGCTGCACAGCGCCCTGGAGCGGCTGCCCTACGGCCGACCGGCCGTGGAGGCCGCGTTCGAGGAGGCGTCGCTGCGCGAGGAGCAGGCGCTGACACGCGGCCTCACGCCGCTGTCGATCATCGCCAAGATCGCCCCCATGCTCGGCCTGCTCGGCACCGTCACGGGCATGATCATCACGTTCTCGCAGATCTCGCTGCGCGGTTCCGGCGACGCCTCGGAGCTGGCGTACGGCATCGGCCAGGCGCTCGTGACCACGGCCGCCGGTCTGATCGTGGCCATCCCCGTCCTCGTCGGGCACGGCTACCTGTTCAGCCTCGTCGAGAAGCAGCTCGGCGACATCGACCGCCGCCGCGAGGAGCTGATGGGCAACGTGGTGCAGGCCGTTGCCAACCGGCGCGACGAACCCGCCGGCGCCCCCCGCAGAGCCGAACAGGCGGAGGCGGCGCGCGAGGGGCGCGTCGACGCGCGCCCAGACACGCGGCCGGCCACCCAGGCCTGA
- a CDS encoding biopolymer transporter ExbD: MVDVVFLLIIFFMVSTTFITVESGLPVDLPDAQMSVAEPSNLPTVTVTKDGSVYFSGAQVQEARLAVLVREEIDRSGMTTVVLRADRDVPHGTAVRIMDLIKQGGAQRIAISTGG; the protein is encoded by the coding sequence ATGGTCGACGTGGTCTTCCTGTTGATCATCTTCTTCATGGTGTCGACCACCTTCATCACCGTCGAGTCGGGGCTGCCCGTCGACCTCCCCGACGCGCAGATGTCGGTGGCCGAGCCGTCCAACCTGCCGACCGTGACGGTGACCAAGGACGGCAGCGTCTACTTCAGCGGCGCGCAGGTGCAGGAGGCGCGGCTGGCGGTGCTGGTGCGCGAGGAGATCGACCGCAGCGGCATGACCACCGTTGTGCTCCGCGCCGACCGCGACGTCCCCCACGGCACCGCGGTGCGCATCATGGACCTCATCAAGCAGGGTGGGGCCCAGCGCATCGCCATCTCCACGGGCGGGTGA
- a CDS encoding DUF3048 domain-containing protein produces the protein MSVTSTTPRGEAEAPLWRDPDKRRALAVSVTLHMLVLLLALLAGLRPRAEEKPTYIVIDVGTPAHAEETTLAATAENPAPPTPSPQVASETIGAPRDLAAPQTESTAPEEREVTVQPPAPAAPPAQAAAATPEATAADVPVPPLAVPQVTEASPPSEALPLAEAPATPLPEIDPVVMTPRPLADPVVLAVPPVSATVVEARAIAARPTATISQARDLAPPRPEANVAAPREVTAPAVNATVAQAVGLASPNVQASVTAARPLDSPAPTAQVAAGTALSTDGVSASVAGTRPLAAPSVTAQVGATRDVQVVPQAVVAQVRDVPVPALRADVLAPTTAAGAPRGDGTRQGDTDVQATAVSPLTPGGNAATAGQTGPLDPNATADGRGRAAGPDGVGEGTGAPLQQARLPYSFQRQQPLAVLVDNVGGYPQTGLREASMIVEMPVEGGLTRLMAIFDDDFPRRVGPVRSARDYFVELAQASHAVLVHDGGSPGALIAIANSVLPTLNAYNNGALFARDDGRKAPYNLYGSGGDLRTAMLRLVPERSRLVSGSVFGPTAAADEVTEVSVKYSGAYTSGFRYDAVLGNYRWVRDGTPANHPDGQLMLYDAVLVGSITARQLPGDTEGRLYIPLQAGDATLYLKGRAQRGTWFVSQGVGVSFRTSEGEVVDLAPFRTWVMLTPTYDSRVEE, from the coding sequence TTGAGCGTCACCTCCACCACTCCCCGCGGCGAGGCGGAGGCCCCGTTGTGGCGCGACCCCGACAAGCGCCGCGCCCTCGCCGTGTCGGTGACGCTGCACATGCTCGTGCTGCTGCTCGCCCTGCTGGCCGGCCTCCGGCCGCGGGCCGAGGAGAAGCCCACCTACATCGTCATCGACGTCGGCACGCCCGCGCACGCGGAGGAGACGACGCTGGCGGCCACCGCCGAGAACCCGGCGCCGCCCACGCCGTCGCCGCAGGTGGCGTCCGAGACGATCGGCGCGCCGCGCGACCTGGCCGCCCCGCAGACCGAGTCGACCGCGCCTGAGGAGCGCGAGGTGACGGTGCAACCGCCGGCCCCCGCCGCCCCGCCAGCGCAGGCGGCCGCGGCGACGCCCGAAGCGACGGCGGCAGACGTGCCCGTGCCGCCCCTCGCGGTGCCGCAGGTGACGGAGGCGAGCCCTCCCAGCGAGGCGCTGCCGCTGGCCGAGGCGCCAGCCACGCCCCTGCCGGAGATCGACCCCGTGGTCATGACGCCGCGGCCCCTCGCCGACCCGGTCGTCCTCGCCGTTCCGCCCGTCAGCGCCACCGTGGTGGAGGCGCGCGCCATCGCGGCGCGACCCACCGCCACGATCAGCCAGGCGCGCGACCTGGCTCCGCCCAGACCGGAGGCGAACGTCGCGGCGCCCCGCGAGGTCACCGCGCCCGCCGTGAACGCAACGGTGGCGCAGGCCGTGGGCCTCGCCTCGCCGAACGTGCAGGCGTCCGTGACGGCCGCCCGGCCCCTCGACTCGCCCGCCCCGACCGCCCAGGTGGCGGCGGGCACCGCGCTCAGCACCGATGGCGTGAGCGCCAGCGTGGCCGGCACGCGGCCCCTCGCCGCACCCAGCGTGACGGCGCAGGTGGGCGCGACCCGCGACGTGCAGGTCGTCCCGCAAGCGGTGGTGGCGCAGGTGCGCGACGTGCCCGTGCCGGCGCTGCGCGCCGACGTGCTGGCCCCGACCACCGCAGCGGGGGCGCCACGCGGGGACGGCACGCGTCAGGGCGACACCGACGTGCAGGCCACCGCCGTGAGCCCGCTGACGCCGGGCGGCAACGCGGCCACGGCCGGCCAGACGGGGCCCCTCGACCCGAACGCGACCGCCGACGGTCGCGGCCGGGCGGCCGGGCCTGACGGGGTGGGGGAGGGCACGGGCGCGCCGCTGCAGCAGGCGCGACTGCCTTACAGCTTCCAGCGGCAACAGCCCCTCGCCGTGCTCGTCGACAACGTGGGTGGCTACCCGCAGACGGGCCTGCGCGAGGCGAGCATGATCGTGGAGATGCCGGTGGAGGGTGGCCTCACGCGGCTGATGGCCATCTTCGACGACGACTTCCCCAGGCGGGTCGGGCCCGTGCGGAGCGCGCGCGACTACTTCGTCGAGCTGGCGCAGGCGAGTCACGCCGTGCTGGTGCACGACGGCGGTTCTCCGGGCGCGCTCATCGCCATAGCCAACTCGGTGCTGCCCACGCTCAACGCCTACAACAACGGTGCGCTGTTCGCGCGCGACGACGGCCGCAAGGCGCCTTACAACCTCTACGGCAGCGGTGGCGACCTCCGAACGGCCATGTTGCGACTGGTGCCGGAACGGTCGAGGCTGGTGTCGGGCAGCGTGTTCGGGCCCACCGCCGCGGCCGACGAGGTGACGGAGGTGAGCGTCAAGTATAGCGGCGCCTACACGTCGGGCTTCAGGTACGACGCGGTCCTGGGCAACTACCGCTGGGTGCGCGACGGCACGCCCGCCAACCACCCCGACGGTCAGCTGATGCTCTACGACGCGGTCCTGGTGGGGAGCATCACGGCCCGCCAGCTGCCGGGCGACACCGAGGGGCGCCTCTACATCCCGCTGCAGGCGGGTGACGCCACGCTCTACCTGAAGGGGCGGGCGCAGCGCGGCACCTGGTTCGTGAGCCAGGGAGTGGGCGTGAGCTTCAGGACCTCGGAGGGTGAGGTGGTCGACCTGGCGCCCTTCAGGACGTGGGTGATGCTCACCCCCACGTACGACTCGCGCGTGGAGGAGTGA
- a CDS encoding metallophosphoesterase, producing MRIVVIGDIHVQAEKLWRMLREAGLADEHNRPTDELRGDATKLVLLGDLVHAKSRQRYADMINVRRYDEYNPRHLERAEALQVRFLREVKGFQERVPAGNMTILLGNHDFNAATPGQGPLRTDDVSHLEWKPGHGSDLDPELQAWILSWPHDIAIEGLHFAHVGPLPEHNTYDQAFYLENRRRWLQEDRDFLEGTPYRLGVYGHTPVRAGVNVASQGRALLLDTNGHRDEYAWLEVDVRNADYRLRLHGLYFDELVPRLSAE from the coding sequence GTGCGCATCGTCGTCATCGGCGACATCCACGTGCAGGCCGAGAAGCTGTGGCGCATGCTGCGCGAGGCCGGCCTGGCCGACGAGCACAACCGTCCAACCGACGAGCTTCGCGGCGACGCCACCAAGCTGGTGCTCCTCGGCGACCTCGTCCACGCCAAGAGCCGCCAACGCTACGCCGACATGATCAACGTGCGGCGCTACGACGAGTACAACCCCCGCCATCTCGAGCGCGCGGAGGCGTTGCAGGTGCGTTTCCTGCGCGAGGTTAAGGGGTTCCAGGAGCGCGTGCCTGCCGGGAACATGACCATCCTCCTCGGCAACCACGACTTCAACGCGGCCACCCCGGGGCAGGGCCCGCTGCGCACCGACGACGTGTCGCACCTCGAGTGGAAGCCGGGGCACGGTTCCGACCTCGACCCTGAGTTGCAGGCGTGGATCCTCTCCTGGCCGCACGACATCGCCATCGAGGGCCTGCACTTCGCGCACGTTGGTCCGCTTCCCGAACACAACACGTACGACCAGGCGTTCTACCTCGAGAACCGCCGCCGCTGGTTGCAGGAGGACCGGGACTTCCTGGAGGGCACCCCTTACCGCCTCGGGGTGTACGGCCACACGCCCGTGCGGGCCGGCGTGAACGTGGCGTCGCAGGGTCGCGCGCTGCTGCTCGACACGAACGGGCACAGGGACGAGTACGCCTGGCTGGAGGTCGACGTGCGCAACGCCGACTACCGCCTGCGGCTGCACGGCCTCTACTTCGACGAGTTGGTGCCGCGCCTCAGCGCCGAGTGA
- a CDS encoding LysM peptidoglycan-binding domain-containing protein: protein MVVLGTAAASAKTITVQPGDSLWAIAQREGTDVATIRSMNDLATDAIRPGQVLTVPGEDEALPAPTTVTVRAGDTLYDIALANGVSVSDLIAFNDLDGTLIHPGQELKLLAGDSVPGPLVVKVNVGDSLWVLARRYDSTVAAIAAANGITESAILRVGDQLTIPGQYAGLDTDVGGPLPMTVVVGKGDTLWSLARRYNSSVAALKSANSLRGDALVVGQELRILPGADIAATVAKVEAPAVRPLVAEGAMLWPIVGTITSRFGYRQLRVNGSNFHTGLDIDGDTGDPIRAAVPGTVTFAGWHGGYGNLVIVTNGNTEYYYGHASKIEVAEGTAVAAGDVIALVGSTGNSTGSHLHFEMRVDGEMVDPLPYLEAHASR from the coding sequence GTGGTCGTCCTGGGGACCGCAGCGGCCTCCGCCAAGACGATCACCGTGCAGCCGGGCGACAGCCTCTGGGCCATCGCGCAGCGCGAGGGCACCGACGTTGCCACCATCAGGAGCATGAACGACCTCGCCACCGACGCCATCAGGCCAGGGCAGGTCCTGACGGTCCCCGGCGAGGACGAGGCGCTCCCCGCCCCCACCACCGTCACCGTCAGGGCGGGGGACACGCTCTACGACATCGCGCTCGCCAACGGCGTGTCGGTGAGCGACCTCATCGCGTTCAACGACCTCGACGGCACGCTCATCCACCCCGGCCAAGAGCTCAAGCTCCTGGCCGGCGACTCCGTGCCCGGACCGCTGGTGGTCAAGGTGAACGTGGGCGACTCGCTCTGGGTCCTGGCCAGGCGTTACGACAGCACGGTCGCGGCCATCGCGGCGGCCAACGGCATCACCGAGAGCGCCATCCTGCGCGTGGGCGACCAGCTGACCATACCCGGCCAGTACGCCGGCCTCGACACTGACGTTGGTGGCCCCCTCCCCATGACCGTCGTGGTCGGCAAGGGCGACACCCTGTGGTCGCTGGCGCGCCGCTACAACAGCTCGGTCGCCGCCCTCAAGAGCGCCAACTCCCTCAGGGGCGACGCGCTCGTGGTGGGTCAGGAACTGCGCATCCTCCCTGGAGCGGACATCGCGGCCACGGTCGCCAAGGTCGAGGCGCCCGCCGTCAGGCCCCTCGTGGCCGAGGGCGCCATGCTTTGGCCCATCGTCGGGACCATCACCTCGCGCTTCGGCTACCGCCAGTTGCGGGTCAACGGCAGCAACTTCCACACCGGCCTCGACATCGACGGCGACACGGGCGACCCCATCAGGGCGGCCGTTCCCGGCACGGTCACGTTCGCCGGTTGGCATGGCGGCTACGGCAACCTGGTCATCGTCACGAACGGCAACACCGAGTACTACTACGGGCACGCCTCCAAGATCGAGGTGGCCGAGGGCACCGCGGTGGCGGCGGGAGACGTCATCGCGCTGGTGGGGAGCACCGGCAACTCCACCGGCTCGCACCTCCACTTCGAGATGAGGGTCGACGGCGAGATGGTCGATCCGCTGCCCTACCTCGAGGCGCACGCCTCCCGTTGA
- the argB gene encoding acetylglutamate kinase, protein MSLVIKYGGNAMTDPATRRAVAAGLRAMSAHATPPVVVHGGGPFIQAALDAAGLAHSFVRGLRVTSPESMVVIERVLTLLGKELAQEIGPAVGLTARDAGAITARVRDPELGLVGRVTSVDLRAVRAVRAGGLVPVLACLAVDAAGAPLNVNGDEAAGAVAAALGEGVLFLTNVPGVLDDPADPATLLPRLTRGDAERRVADGRIAGGMIPKVEAALTALALGAPFAVVADGRDPGGVARALAGGGTRVVAD, encoded by the coding sequence GTGAGCCTAGTCATCAAGTACGGCGGCAACGCCATGACCGACCCCGCCACGCGCCGCGCCGTGGCGGCCGGGTTGCGGGCCATGTCCGCCCACGCCACGCCGCCCGTCGTGGTGCATGGCGGCGGCCCGTTCATCCAGGCCGCCCTCGACGCGGCCGGGCTCGCCCACTCGTTCGTGCGTGGGCTGCGCGTGACGAGCCCCGAGTCGATGGTCGTCATCGAACGCGTCCTCACGCTCCTAGGCAAGGAACTGGCGCAGGAGATCGGCCCGGCGGTGGGCCTCACGGCCCGCGACGCCGGCGCCATCACCGCGCGGGTGCGCGACCCGGAACTCGGCCTGGTGGGGCGCGTGACGAGCGTCGACCTCCGGGCGGTGCGCGCCGTGCGCGCCGGCGGACTGGTGCCGGTGCTGGCGTGCCTGGCGGTGGACGCGGCCGGGGCGCCGCTCAACGTCAACGGCGACGAGGCGGCGGGGGCGGTGGCCGCTGCCCTCGGGGAGGGCGTGCTGTTCCTGACCAACGTGCCTGGCGTGCTAGACGACCCCGCCGACCCCGCCACGCTCCTACCGCGCCTCACGCGCGGCGACGCCGAGAGGCGCGTGGCCGATGGGCGCATCGCCGGCGGCATGATCCCCAAGGTGGAGGCGGCCCTGACGGCGCTGGCGCTGGGTGCGCCGTTCGCCGTGGTGGCCGACGGGCGCGACCCAGGCGGCGTGGCGCGGGCGCTGGCGGGCGGCGGCACGCGCGTGGTCGCCGACTGA
- a CDS encoding phosphoglucomutase/phosphomannomutase family protein: protein MGLEAGELKFGTDGWRDVIADRFTFANLGRAAQAYAEHLLAGGMSRVLVGYDTRFLGRRFALHVADVLGANGLSVAVSTEYLPTPVLSFAVRQDGADGGVMVTASHNPAEYSGFKLKGSYGGGASDATYRDVAERVRGVAPERVARGGRPGAAPEEFDAREAYYAALDALIDVEALRRSSVRIVHDAMGGAGAGWLARYFASRGMGEKLIELRGRPDPLFHGVNPEPISANLAATAACMAAASAEGVSFAVATDGDADRLGVVLPGGTYFDSHQVFAALLDDLHRRGERGAVVKTFTVSRVVERLAAARGLPVVETKVGFKYVVDAMLAGGVLIGGEESGGIGVSAHLFERDGLANALLLAAAEASTGVPLAERFAALEREAGWRHAYDRLDLHLDAAAASRAAAALDDPPAALAGRQVTSVERLDGTKLNLGDDAWVLVRGSGTEPLVRVYCEGPDAAAVRATLAAVRELILGPGGA, encoded by the coding sequence ATGGGCCTCGAGGCTGGCGAACTCAAGTTCGGGACCGACGGTTGGCGCGACGTCATCGCCGACCGCTTCACGTTCGCCAACCTGGGCCGCGCCGCCCAGGCCTACGCTGAACACCTGCTGGCGGGCGGCATGTCGCGCGTGCTGGTGGGCTACGACACGCGCTTCCTGGGCCGGCGTTTCGCCCTTCACGTCGCAGACGTCCTCGGCGCCAACGGGTTGAGCGTCGCGGTGAGCACGGAGTACCTGCCGACCCCGGTCCTGTCGTTCGCCGTCAGGCAGGATGGCGCCGACGGCGGCGTGATGGTGACGGCCTCCCACAACCCCGCCGAGTACTCGGGCTTCAAGCTCAAGGGGAGCTACGGGGGCGGCGCGTCGGACGCCACCTACCGCGACGTCGCCGAGCGCGTGCGGGGCGTGGCGCCGGAGCGGGTGGCGCGGGGCGGCCGGCCCGGCGCCGCGCCAGAGGAGTTCGACGCCCGCGAGGCCTACTACGCGGCGCTCGACGCGCTGATCGACGTGGAGGCTCTTAGGCGCTCGAGCGTGCGGATCGTGCACGACGCCATGGGCGGCGCCGGCGCCGGCTGGTTGGCGCGCTACTTCGCGAGCCGTGGCATGGGTGAGAAGCTGATCGAGCTGCGCGGCCGTCCCGACCCGCTCTTCCACGGGGTCAACCCGGAGCCTATCTCCGCCAACCTCGCCGCGACGGCCGCGTGCATGGCCGCGGCGTCCGCCGAGGGGGTCAGCTTCGCCGTGGCCACCGACGGCGACGCCGACCGCCTTGGCGTGGTGCTGCCGGGTGGGACGTACTTCGACTCGCACCAGGTCTTCGCGGCGCTGCTAGACGACCTTCACCGGCGTGGGGAGCGGGGTGCCGTCGTCAAGACCTTCACCGTCAGCCGGGTGGTGGAGCGGCTGGCGGCCGCGCGCGGCCTGCCGGTCGTCGAGACGAAGGTGGGGTTCAAGTACGTGGTCGACGCCATGCTGGCGGGCGGCGTGCTGATAGGGGGCGAGGAGTCGGGCGGCATAGGCGTGAGCGCACACCTGTTCGAGCGCGACGGGTTGGCCAACGCCCTGCTCCTGGCCGCCGCAGAGGCCAGCACGGGCGTGCCCCTGGCGGAGCGCTTCGCGGCGCTCGAGCGGGAGGCGGGGTGGCGCCACGCCTACGACCGGCTCGACCTGCACCTTGACGCCGCCGCGGCGAGCCGCGCCGCCGCGGCGCTGGACGACCCGCCGGCGGCGCTGGCCGGGAGGCAGGTGACGAGCGTGGAGCGGCTCGACGGCACGAAGCTCAACCTGGGCGACGACGCCTGGGTGCTCGTGCGCGGTAGCGGCACGGAGCCGCTCGTGCGCGTCTACTGCGAGGGACCCGACGCCGCCGCCGTGCGCGCAACGCTGGCGGCGGTCAGGGAACTCATCCTGGGCCCGGGCGGCGCCTAG